From Peromyscus maniculatus bairdii isolate BWxNUB_F1_BW_parent chromosome 8, HU_Pman_BW_mat_3.1, whole genome shotgun sequence, a single genomic window includes:
- the Akap10 gene encoding A-kinase anchor protein 10, mitochondrial isoform X2 produces MKGKEQEKSSDVKSIKASITVHSPQKSTKNHALLEAAGPSHVAINAISANMDSFSSSRTATLKKQPSHMEAAHFGDLGRSCLDYQTQETKSSLSKTLEQVLRDAIVLPYFLQFMELRRMEHLVKFWLEAESFHSTTWSRIRAHSLNTVKQSSLAEPVSPSKKQETAASFVTESLDRRLGDSSSAPLLLTQPEGVALSSRTQTTQTHLLLSQECHSAHSLHLEMARTGTHQISTDSRDSSSRLPVASRSSTSSPLRELSGKLMKSIEQDAVNTFTKYISPDAAKPIPITEAMRNDIIAKICGEDGQVDPNCFVLAQAVVFSAMEQEHFSEFLRSHHFCKYQIEVLTSGTVYLADILFCESALFYFSEYMEKEDAVNILQFWLAADNFQSQLAAKKGQYDGQEAQNDAMILYDKYFSLQATHPLGFDDVVRLEIESNICREGGPLPNCFTTPLRQAWTTMEKVFLPGFLSSNLYYKYLNDLIHSVRGDEFLGGNVSLAAHGSVCLPEESHSGGSDGSSAQSSMKKASIKILKNFDEAIIVDAASLDPESLYQRTYAGKMSFGRVSDLGQFIRESEPEPDVKKSKGFMFSQAMKKWVQGNTDEAQEELAWKIAKMIVSDVMQQAHCDQPLEKSTKL; encoded by the exons cTTCAATAACAGTACATTCCCCACAAAAAAGCACTAAAAATCATGCCTTGCTGGAAGCTGCAGGACCAAGTCATGTTGCAATCAATGCCATTTCTGCCAACATGGACTCCTTTTCAAGTAGCAGAACAGCAACACTTAAGAAGCAGCCAAGCCACATGGAGGCTGCTCATTTTGGGGACCTAG GCAGATCCTGTCTGGACTATCAAACTCAAGAGACCAAATCCAGTCTTTCAAAGACCCTTGAACAAGTCTTGCGTGATGCTATTGTCCTCCCATATTTCCTTCAGTTTATGGAACTTCGGAGAATGGAGCACTTGGTGAAATTTTGGTTGGAGGCTGAAAGTTTTCACTCTACAACTTGGTCCCGAATAAGAGCACACAGTCTGAACACAGTGAAACAGAGTTCACTGGCTGAGCCTGTCTCTCCATCTAAAAAGCAGGAAACGGCAGCATCTTTTGTAACTGAGTCTCTCGACAGGAGGTTGGGGGATTCTAGTTCAGCCCCACTGCTTCTGACTCAGCCAGAAGGAGTTGCCCTGAGTAGTAGAACTCAGACCACTCAGACTCACTTGCTGCTTTCACAGGAATGCCACAGTGCCCACTCTCTCCATCTTGAAATGGCCAGAACAGGAACTCATCAAATCTCCACAGACTCCCGAGACTCCTCTTCCAGACTTCCAGTAGCCAGTAGAAGTAGTACCTCTTCTCCACTGAGAGAACTATCAGGAAAACTAATGAAAA GTATAGAACAAGATGCAGTGAATACTTTTACCAAATATATATCTCCAGATGCTGCTAAACCAATACCAATTACAGAAGCCATGAGAAATGACATCATAG CAAAAATTTGTGGAGAAGATGGACAGGTGGATCCCAACTGTTTCGTTCTGGCACAGGCTGTAGTCTTTAGTGCAATGGAGCAAGA GCACTTTAGTGAGTTTCTGCGAAGTCACCATTTCTGTAAATACCAGATTGAAGTGCTCACCAGTGGGACTGTTTACCTggctgacatcctcttctgtgaGTCAGCcctcttttatttctctgag TACATGGAAAAAGAAGATGCAGTGAATATCTTACAATTCTGGTTAGCAGCGGATAATTTCCAGTCTCAGCTTGCTGCCAAAAAGGGCCAGTATGATGGACAGGAGGCCCAGAACGATGCCATGATTTTATATGACAA GTACTTTTCCCTCCAAGCCACACACCCCCTTGGATTTGATGATGTTGTACGATTAGAAATTGAATCCAATATCTGCAGGGAAGGTGGGCCACTTCCTAACTGTTTCACAACTCCATTACGTCAGGCCTGGACAACCATGGAGAAG GTCTTTTTGCCTGGTTTTCTGTCCAGCAATCTTTATTACAAATATTTGAATGATCTCATCCATTCAGTTCGAGGAGATGAGTTTCTTGGAGGGAATGTTTCACTGGCTGCTCACGGCTCTGTCTGCCTTCCTGAGGAGTCTCACTCAGGTGGTTCAGATGGCTCCAGTGCTCAG TCTAGTATGAAAAAAGCCAgtattaaaattctaaaaaatttTGATGAAGCAATAATTGTGGATGCTGCAAGTCTGGATCCAGAATCTTTATATCAACGGACATACGCAGG GAagatgtcctttggaagagtcAGTGACTTGGGGCAGTTCATCCGAGAATCTGAGCCTGAACCTGATGTAAAGAAATCAAAAG GATTCATGTTCTCACAAGCTATGAAGAAGTGGGTGCAAGGGAATACTGATGAG
- the Akap10 gene encoding A-kinase anchor protein 10, mitochondrial isoform X3: MGLTSITVHSPQKSTKNHALLEAAGPSHVAINAISANMDSFSSSRTATLKKQPSHMEAAHFGDLGRSCLDYQTQETKSSLSKTLEQVLRDAIVLPYFLQFMELRRMEHLVKFWLEAESFHSTTWSRIRAHSLNTVKQSSLAEPVSPSKKQETAASFVTESLDRRLGDSSSAPLLLTQPEGVALSSRTQTTQTHLLLSQECHSAHSLHLEMARTGTHQISTDSRDSSSRLPVASRSSTSSPLRELSGKLMKSIEQDAVNTFTKYISPDAAKPIPITEAMRNDIIAKICGEDGQVDPNCFVLAQAVVFSAMEQEHFSEFLRSHHFCKYQIEVLTSGTVYLADILFCESALFYFSEYMEKEDAVNILQFWLAADNFQSQLAAKKGQYDGQEAQNDAMILYDKYFSLQATHPLGFDDVVRLEIESNICREGGPLPNCFTTPLRQAWTTMEKVFLPGFLSSNLYYKYLNDLIHSVRGDEFLGGNVSLAAHGSVCLPEESHSGGSDGSSAQSSMKKASIKILKNFDEAIIVDAASLDPESLYQRTYAGKMSFGRVSDLGQFIRESEPEPDVKKSKGFMFSQAMKKWVQGNTDEAQEELAWKIAKMIVSDVMQQAHCDQPLEKSTKL, encoded by the exons cTTCAATAACAGTACATTCCCCACAAAAAAGCACTAAAAATCATGCCTTGCTGGAAGCTGCAGGACCAAGTCATGTTGCAATCAATGCCATTTCTGCCAACATGGACTCCTTTTCAAGTAGCAGAACAGCAACACTTAAGAAGCAGCCAAGCCACATGGAGGCTGCTCATTTTGGGGACCTAG GCAGATCCTGTCTGGACTATCAAACTCAAGAGACCAAATCCAGTCTTTCAAAGACCCTTGAACAAGTCTTGCGTGATGCTATTGTCCTCCCATATTTCCTTCAGTTTATGGAACTTCGGAGAATGGAGCACTTGGTGAAATTTTGGTTGGAGGCTGAAAGTTTTCACTCTACAACTTGGTCCCGAATAAGAGCACACAGTCTGAACACAGTGAAACAGAGTTCACTGGCTGAGCCTGTCTCTCCATCTAAAAAGCAGGAAACGGCAGCATCTTTTGTAACTGAGTCTCTCGACAGGAGGTTGGGGGATTCTAGTTCAGCCCCACTGCTTCTGACTCAGCCAGAAGGAGTTGCCCTGAGTAGTAGAACTCAGACCACTCAGACTCACTTGCTGCTTTCACAGGAATGCCACAGTGCCCACTCTCTCCATCTTGAAATGGCCAGAACAGGAACTCATCAAATCTCCACAGACTCCCGAGACTCCTCTTCCAGACTTCCAGTAGCCAGTAGAAGTAGTACCTCTTCTCCACTGAGAGAACTATCAGGAAAACTAATGAAAA GTATAGAACAAGATGCAGTGAATACTTTTACCAAATATATATCTCCAGATGCTGCTAAACCAATACCAATTACAGAAGCCATGAGAAATGACATCATAG CAAAAATTTGTGGAGAAGATGGACAGGTGGATCCCAACTGTTTCGTTCTGGCACAGGCTGTAGTCTTTAGTGCAATGGAGCAAGA GCACTTTAGTGAGTTTCTGCGAAGTCACCATTTCTGTAAATACCAGATTGAAGTGCTCACCAGTGGGACTGTTTACCTggctgacatcctcttctgtgaGTCAGCcctcttttatttctctgag TACATGGAAAAAGAAGATGCAGTGAATATCTTACAATTCTGGTTAGCAGCGGATAATTTCCAGTCTCAGCTTGCTGCCAAAAAGGGCCAGTATGATGGACAGGAGGCCCAGAACGATGCCATGATTTTATATGACAA GTACTTTTCCCTCCAAGCCACACACCCCCTTGGATTTGATGATGTTGTACGATTAGAAATTGAATCCAATATCTGCAGGGAAGGTGGGCCACTTCCTAACTGTTTCACAACTCCATTACGTCAGGCCTGGACAACCATGGAGAAG GTCTTTTTGCCTGGTTTTCTGTCCAGCAATCTTTATTACAAATATTTGAATGATCTCATCCATTCAGTTCGAGGAGATGAGTTTCTTGGAGGGAATGTTTCACTGGCTGCTCACGGCTCTGTCTGCCTTCCTGAGGAGTCTCACTCAGGTGGTTCAGATGGCTCCAGTGCTCAG TCTAGTATGAAAAAAGCCAgtattaaaattctaaaaaatttTGATGAAGCAATAATTGTGGATGCTGCAAGTCTGGATCCAGAATCTTTATATCAACGGACATACGCAGG GAagatgtcctttggaagagtcAGTGACTTGGGGCAGTTCATCCGAGAATCTGAGCCTGAACCTGATGTAAAGAAATCAAAAG GATTCATGTTCTCACAAGCTATGAAGAAGTGGGTGCAAGGGAATACTGATGAG
- the Akap10 gene encoding A-kinase anchor protein 10, mitochondrial isoform X4, producing MDSFSSSRTATLKKQPSHMEAAHFGDLGRSCLDYQTQETKSSLSKTLEQVLRDAIVLPYFLQFMELRRMEHLVKFWLEAESFHSTTWSRIRAHSLNTVKQSSLAEPVSPSKKQETAASFVTESLDRRLGDSSSAPLLLTQPEGVALSSRTQTTQTHLLLSQECHSAHSLHLEMARTGTHQISTDSRDSSSRLPVASRSSTSSPLRELSGKLMKSIEQDAVNTFTKYISPDAAKPIPITEAMRNDIIAKICGEDGQVDPNCFVLAQAVVFSAMEQEHFSEFLRSHHFCKYQIEVLTSGTVYLADILFCESALFYFSEYMEKEDAVNILQFWLAADNFQSQLAAKKGQYDGQEAQNDAMILYDKYFSLQATHPLGFDDVVRLEIESNICREGGPLPNCFTTPLRQAWTTMEKVFLPGFLSSNLYYKYLNDLIHSVRGDEFLGGNVSLAAHGSVCLPEESHSGGSDGSSAQSSMKKASIKILKNFDEAIIVDAASLDPESLYQRTYAGKMSFGRVSDLGQFIRESEPEPDVKKSKGFMFSQAMKKWVQGNTDEAQEELAWKIAKMIVSDVMQQAHCDQPLEKSTKL from the exons ATGGACTCCTTTTCAAGTAGCAGAACAGCAACACTTAAGAAGCAGCCAAGCCACATGGAGGCTGCTCATTTTGGGGACCTAG GCAGATCCTGTCTGGACTATCAAACTCAAGAGACCAAATCCAGTCTTTCAAAGACCCTTGAACAAGTCTTGCGTGATGCTATTGTCCTCCCATATTTCCTTCAGTTTATGGAACTTCGGAGAATGGAGCACTTGGTGAAATTTTGGTTGGAGGCTGAAAGTTTTCACTCTACAACTTGGTCCCGAATAAGAGCACACAGTCTGAACACAGTGAAACAGAGTTCACTGGCTGAGCCTGTCTCTCCATCTAAAAAGCAGGAAACGGCAGCATCTTTTGTAACTGAGTCTCTCGACAGGAGGTTGGGGGATTCTAGTTCAGCCCCACTGCTTCTGACTCAGCCAGAAGGAGTTGCCCTGAGTAGTAGAACTCAGACCACTCAGACTCACTTGCTGCTTTCACAGGAATGCCACAGTGCCCACTCTCTCCATCTTGAAATGGCCAGAACAGGAACTCATCAAATCTCCACAGACTCCCGAGACTCCTCTTCCAGACTTCCAGTAGCCAGTAGAAGTAGTACCTCTTCTCCACTGAGAGAACTATCAGGAAAACTAATGAAAA GTATAGAACAAGATGCAGTGAATACTTTTACCAAATATATATCTCCAGATGCTGCTAAACCAATACCAATTACAGAAGCCATGAGAAATGACATCATAG CAAAAATTTGTGGAGAAGATGGACAGGTGGATCCCAACTGTTTCGTTCTGGCACAGGCTGTAGTCTTTAGTGCAATGGAGCAAGA GCACTTTAGTGAGTTTCTGCGAAGTCACCATTTCTGTAAATACCAGATTGAAGTGCTCACCAGTGGGACTGTTTACCTggctgacatcctcttctgtgaGTCAGCcctcttttatttctctgag TACATGGAAAAAGAAGATGCAGTGAATATCTTACAATTCTGGTTAGCAGCGGATAATTTCCAGTCTCAGCTTGCTGCCAAAAAGGGCCAGTATGATGGACAGGAGGCCCAGAACGATGCCATGATTTTATATGACAA GTACTTTTCCCTCCAAGCCACACACCCCCTTGGATTTGATGATGTTGTACGATTAGAAATTGAATCCAATATCTGCAGGGAAGGTGGGCCACTTCCTAACTGTTTCACAACTCCATTACGTCAGGCCTGGACAACCATGGAGAAG GTCTTTTTGCCTGGTTTTCTGTCCAGCAATCTTTATTACAAATATTTGAATGATCTCATCCATTCAGTTCGAGGAGATGAGTTTCTTGGAGGGAATGTTTCACTGGCTGCTCACGGCTCTGTCTGCCTTCCTGAGGAGTCTCACTCAGGTGGTTCAGATGGCTCCAGTGCTCAG TCTAGTATGAAAAAAGCCAgtattaaaattctaaaaaatttTGATGAAGCAATAATTGTGGATGCTGCAAGTCTGGATCCAGAATCTTTATATCAACGGACATACGCAGG GAagatgtcctttggaagagtcAGTGACTTGGGGCAGTTCATCCGAGAATCTGAGCCTGAACCTGATGTAAAGAAATCAAAAG GATTCATGTTCTCACAAGCTATGAAGAAGTGGGTGCAAGGGAATACTGATGAG